A stretch of the Paenibacillus dendritiformis genome encodes the following:
- a CDS encoding ABC transporter substrate-binding protein, giving the protein MKKRSLFIVMLAIALAVTGCTVNTKSNTEGQNKPAPDAGGKPAAESAVEIELLGMSSGQDDINIIRDQLTKNGFNVKLNLQPDYGSFKAQEEAGNFDISLAGWTTVTGNPDYAVRSLFKSGGDYSILSDPEIDELIEKAASETPDQYADTYKQFEQKLVFDKAYIAPLYISVKSQAFNKEVLKEKSVRLSKSRSFAWEDVDFNDTSKRDTDPLLLTQTNPTLTSLDPIKGNDGSINMINTNMYVRLINLTDDDKITADGSLSRAYSIAEGNSEYYFILRDDINFAKVSDKKAVDSGERVGADDVIFSLNRAKDKNSVPDHRTYSLHEHIKNVEIVTDAAALEQVKVSGGSETVKEALEKELDTKISALVADKKEANNKEGKYQVIKLTTTEPFPQVLNYLAHQSAGIVSKKQVESINTYDVASFDVNKDIPYGDQNTVTEGSKYNNTLYASGPYILLYKNDYEAKFQKNPAYMKGTGHEPNIANVTMRFIKDTESALAALRSGEVHVNYGVPDTKFDIVKSDSKLSLQTIQSNAVSYLLFNTKNRDVAKSEDLRKAVLYSINQDEILQFYNNNKFKAASTVSPIVQTGNELKADPAKVKEYLDKYRSAAK; this is encoded by the coding sequence ATGAAGAAAAGGTCATTATTCATTGTCATGCTTGCCATCGCCCTCGCGGTGACCGGCTGCACGGTGAACACCAAGTCCAATACGGAAGGCCAGAACAAGCCGGCTCCGGATGCGGGCGGCAAGCCGGCGGCCGAGAGCGCCGTCGAAATCGAACTGCTCGGCATGAGCTCGGGGCAGGACGACATCAACATCATCCGCGATCAGCTGACGAAGAACGGCTTCAACGTGAAGCTCAACCTTCAGCCGGATTACGGCAGCTTCAAGGCCCAGGAGGAGGCCGGCAACTTCGACATCTCGCTCGCCGGCTGGACAACGGTGACAGGCAATCCGGACTATGCGGTCCGTTCCCTGTTCAAATCGGGCGGCGACTACAGCATCCTCTCCGATCCGGAGATTGACGAACTGATCGAGAAGGCCGCTTCCGAGACCCCGGATCAATATGCGGACACCTACAAGCAATTCGAGCAGAAGCTCGTATTCGATAAAGCCTATATTGCGCCGCTTTACATTTCCGTCAAGAGCCAGGCGTTCAATAAAGAGGTGTTGAAGGAGAAGTCGGTGCGGCTGTCCAAGTCCCGCTCCTTCGCCTGGGAGGATGTGGACTTCAACGATACGTCCAAGCGGGACACTGATCCGCTGCTGCTGACGCAGACGAACCCGACCTTGACGTCGCTCGATCCGATCAAAGGGAATGACGGCTCGATCAACATGATCAATACAAATATGTACGTCCGGCTCATCAATCTGACCGATGACGACAAAATAACGGCGGACGGTTCACTGTCCCGCGCGTACAGCATTGCCGAAGGCAATTCCGAGTATTACTTCATCCTGCGCGACGATATCAACTTCGCCAAAGTAAGCGACAAAAAGGCGGTCGATTCCGGCGAGCGCGTAGGCGCTGACGATGTCATCTTCTCCTTGAACCGCGCCAAGGACAAAAATTCGGTGCCGGATCACCGCACGTACAGCCTTCATGAACATATTAAAAATGTGGAAATCGTCACGGACGCGGCTGCCCTGGAGCAAGTGAAGGTGTCAGGCGGCAGCGAGACGGTGAAGGAAGCGCTGGAGAAAGAGCTGGATACGAAAATATCGGCTCTCGTAGCGGATAAAAAAGAGGCCAACAATAAGGAAGGAAAATATCAGGTCATTAAGCTGACGACGACGGAGCCCTTCCCTCAGGTGCTCAATTATTTAGCGCATCAGTCGGCGGGCATCGTGTCGAAAAAGCAGGTCGAGAGCATCAATACGTATGATGTCGCCTCCTTCGACGTCAACAAGGATATTCCTTACGGCGATCAAAACACGGTAACCGAAGGCAGCAAATACAACAATACGCTGTATGCAAGCGGACCGTATATTTTGCTGTACAAAAATGATTACGAAGCCAAATTCCAGAAAAACCCGGCCTACATGAAGGGCACCGGCCATGAGCCGAACATAGCCAATGTGACGATGCGCTTCATCAAGGATACGGAGAGCGCCCTCGCGGCACTGCGCAGCGGCGAAGTTCACGTCAACTACGGGGTGCCGGACACGAAATTCGATATCGTGAAGAGCGACAGCAAGCTGAGCCTGCAGACGATTCAGAGCAATGCCGTCTCCTACCTGCTGTTCAATACAAAAAACCGGGACGTGGCAAAGAGCGAGGATCTGCGCAAAGCGGTGCTGTACTCGATTAACCAGGACGAGATTTTGCAATTCTACAATAATAATAAGTTCAAAGCGGCTTCAACGGTCAGCCCGATCGTGCAGACCGGGAACGAACTGAAAGCCGATCCGGCCAAGGTAAAGGAATATTTGGACAAATACAGATCCGCGGCGAAATAA
- a CDS encoding DsrE/DsrF/DrsH-like family protein — translation MDKAMAAFIIANGAAAYEHEVTIFFTFWGLNALRRDEAVQIRKGWLERAFGFLMPRGANKLGLSKMNYLGMGPKMMKHVMKKHQALSLPQLIELAQEQGVKLVACTMTMDLLGLRQEELLDGIEYGGVAAYLGDAADGRVNLFI, via the coding sequence ATGGACAAGGCGATGGCCGCGTTCATCATCGCGAACGGCGCGGCCGCCTATGAGCATGAAGTGACGATCTTCTTCACGTTCTGGGGGCTGAACGCGCTGCGGCGGGATGAGGCCGTCCAGATACGGAAGGGATGGCTCGAAAGAGCGTTCGGCTTTCTCATGCCGAGAGGCGCGAACAAGCTGGGGTTGTCCAAAATGAATTATTTGGGCATGGGCCCGAAAATGATGAAGCATGTCATGAAAAAGCATCAAGCGCTGTCGCTGCCTCAGCTTATCGAGCTGGCGCAGGAGCAAGGGGTGAAGCTGGTGGCCTGCACGATGACCATGGATTTGCTGGGCCTGCGGCAGGAAGAACTCTTGGATGGCATTGAATATGGCGGGGTGGCCGCCTATCTGGGCGATGCGGCGGACGGGAGGGTGAATTTGTTTATCTGA
- a CDS encoding sulfurtransferase TusA family protein: MKVTTVVDTSGMACPMPIVQAKKALEALESGEVMAVISTDKGSLNDFQAWVKKTNHEMVGQEEEQGVFKFYVRKR; the protein is encoded by the coding sequence ATGAAGGTAACGACTGTGGTGGATACGAGCGGAATGGCCTGTCCGATGCCGATCGTGCAAGCGAAGAAAGCGCTGGAGGCGCTGGAAAGCGGGGAAGTGATGGCGGTCATCTCAACCGATAAAGGTTCACTGAACGACTTCCAGGCATGGGTAAAAAAGACAAACCATGAGATGGTCGGACAGGAAGAGGAACAGGGTGTCTTCAAATTTTATGTGCGGAAAAGGTAG
- a CDS encoding rhodanese-like domain-containing protein, which translates to MSWKEVLPVEAEQMLNAKEARCVDVREPEEYADGHIPGAVNVPLSELPERIGELDPEQAWIVVCQAGGRSMRACQYLAAIGYTGLHNLSGGMNEWMGEVE; encoded by the coding sequence ATGTCATGGAAGGAAGTGCTTCCCGTCGAGGCGGAACAGATGTTGAACGCGAAGGAGGCCCGGTGCGTGGATGTCCGCGAGCCGGAAGAATATGCGGACGGACATATTCCCGGTGCGGTGAATGTCCCCCTGAGTGAATTGCCGGAGCGGATCGGCGAGCTCGATCCGGAGCAGGCCTGGATTGTCGTATGCCAAGCCGGCGGCAGAAGCATGCGAGCGTGCCAATATTTAGCCGCGATCGGCTATACCGGGCTGCATAATCTGTCCGGCGGGATGAATGAGTGGATGGGAGAAGTCGAGTAA
- a CDS encoding aminoacyl-tRNA deacylase translates to MENVRKILEEQRVPFDIIRHKQPIRTAKEGAQALGIDIGQTAPALVLKADGEYVVLIISGARGRIDLEALAGRLGRGKLELASRLEAREATGYEAGAIPLAGHAMPCLVDKLLYRYPWIYGGTGEPATTLKLDPRDLSKVNHVVAYLEADRA, encoded by the coding sequence ATGGAAAACGTGCGCAAAATATTGGAGGAGCAGCGCGTTCCATTCGACATCATCCGGCATAAGCAGCCCATTCGGACGGCCAAGGAAGGCGCTCAGGCCCTCGGGATCGATATCGGTCAGACGGCGCCTGCGTTGGTGCTCAAGGCGGACGGCGAATATGTGGTGCTGATTATATCGGGTGCGCGGGGGCGTATCGATTTGGAGGCCCTAGCTGGCAGGCTCGGGCGCGGCAAGCTGGAGCTTGCCTCACGGCTTGAGGCGCGTGAGGCGACGGGGTATGAGGCGGGGGCGATTCCGCTTGCCGGCCATGCGATGCCCTGCCTCGTAGACAAGCTGCTGTATCGATACCCATGGATCTATGGGGGAACGGGTGAACCGGCAACAACCTTGAAGCTGGACCCGAGAGACCTGAGCAAGGTCAATCACGTCGTGGCTTATCTGGAGGCTGACAGAGCGTGA
- a CDS encoding GyrI-like domain-containing protein produces MSFKDKKVYGETSGFANQGRVGGKGQPSIVTAPGFTIAGVEFEANLETIADKKMGKLACETMLARRAELAGRVSDNIHLVQIYPMKPDFNPQVDPFTQIIGYLVPEVTAAPDGMAVRAFPESDYVTMTHRGRECELGQTYDLLYGQWMREHGREPAGYDFEVWDERYRPDSEDNEIEVFVALRGNQG; encoded by the coding sequence ATGTCATTCAAGGACAAGAAAGTGTATGGCGAGACAAGCGGCTTCGCGAATCAGGGGCGGGTCGGCGGCAAGGGGCAGCCCTCCATTGTGACGGCACCCGGTTTCACTATCGCCGGAGTCGAGTTCGAAGCGAATCTCGAGACGATTGCCGACAAGAAGATGGGCAAGCTTGCCTGCGAGACGATGCTTGCCCGCAGGGCCGAACTGGCGGGGCGTGTTTCGGATAATATCCACCTCGTGCAGATCTATCCGATGAAGCCGGATTTCAATCCGCAGGTTGACCCGTTCACGCAGATTATCGGCTATCTTGTGCCGGAGGTTACGGCGGCGCCGGATGGAATGGCGGTGCGCGCCTTTCCGGAAAGCGACTATGTCACGATGACGCACCGCGGGCGAGAATGCGAACTGGGGCAGACCTATGATCTGCTGTACGGGCAGTGGATGCGGGAACATGGGCGCGAGCCCGCCGGATATGACTTTGAGGTGTGGGATGAGCGCTACCGGCCCGACTCGGAGGACAATGAGATCGAAGTATTCGTTGCCTTGCGGGGCAATCAGGGGTAA
- a CDS encoding RNA polymerase sigma factor, with product MDKTAIERADSQPRTPGQESPDHVLVEQARAGDQEAFGELVRRNRAKALGWAGRLTGDSHLAEDIVQEALLRAFLHMGTLANSDRFTPWLRRIVRNQAYMKLRRGGPFGKEQPYASLGPREKQAAAAGYGLEPTDWGDLDQIMARLATRAAEEASRRHHPEDCLIRKETLESIRLLIHCLTKRERDIFEARFFGELPPHEIAALFQMTTANVYNLLSRSRAKLHRERTRISIQMYVQRRGELGLPRRNILTPPRI from the coding sequence TTGGATAAGACGGCGATTGAACGGGCGGATTCGCAGCCTCGGACGCCGGGTCAGGAGAGCCCCGATCATGTATTGGTCGAACAGGCGCGCGCCGGCGATCAGGAAGCGTTCGGCGAGCTGGTGCGGAGGAACCGGGCGAAGGCGTTGGGCTGGGCTGGACGGCTGACGGGCGATTCCCATCTCGCCGAGGATATCGTCCAGGAAGCGTTGCTTCGCGCGTTCTTGCATATGGGCACGCTCGCGAATTCAGACCGGTTCACGCCGTGGCTGCGGCGCATCGTGCGCAACCAGGCGTATATGAAGCTGCGCCGGGGCGGCCCCTTCGGCAAGGAGCAGCCGTACGCTTCGCTGGGGCCGCGGGAGAAGCAAGCTGCGGCGGCCGGATATGGACTGGAGCCGACCGACTGGGGCGATCTCGATCAGATTATGGCCCGGCTGGCCACTCGTGCCGCTGAAGAAGCTTCGAGGAGGCATCATCCGGAGGACTGCCTGATCCGCAAAGAAACGCTGGAGAGCATCCGTCTGCTGATTCACTGTTTAACCAAGCGGGAGCGGGACATATTCGAGGCCCGTTTTTTTGGAGAGCTGCCTCCGCACGAGATTGCGGCGTTATTTCAGATGACTACCGCCAATGTCTACAATCTGTTGTCGCGTTCCCGGGCGAAGCTTCATAGAGAGCGAACCCGGATTTCCATCCAGATGTATGTGCAGAGAAGAGGGGAGCTTGGCTTGCCCCGGCGCAACATTTTGACTCCGCCCCGAATCTGA
- a CDS encoding alpha/beta fold hydrolase produces the protein MRIIWIAISVITALLAGVAGFVAWKKKRNADRIRISSAGKGIDCREFVTIGGIPQYLHHRGESADNPVLLFLHGGPGSPMLPFAQEFQLPWEKRVTVVHWDQRSSGKTYLSNDPAQVTPTTTVERMVEDTRQVVAYLQKKYGQSKIIIMGHSWGSVLGSQFVQAYPEMVKAYIGVGQVVNMLDNERIGFDKALAAAQAAGNRTDAEALLRMEPYPLVEFTDEWYKAMMKLRKYQAKYKLAAGPSFELVASALCSPFYSLRDTRIFFKAKAMGEAQRHLWKYLVESFDLRALGTAYRIPVFYIHGEQDWQTPYPLALDFFSAIEAPRKQFYSIPEAGHATMLDQKTRFTGALMDILEQVQQLSEGEGTAGFRRCVPLK, from the coding sequence ATGCGGATTATATGGATCGCGATAAGTGTAATAACGGCATTGCTTGCCGGAGTGGCTGGATTCGTGGCTTGGAAGAAAAAAAGGAACGCTGACCGGATCCGAATTTCTTCCGCGGGCAAAGGCATTGATTGCAGGGAGTTCGTCACGATTGGCGGCATCCCGCAATATTTGCATCACCGCGGCGAGAGCGCGGACAATCCGGTCCTGCTGTTCCTGCATGGCGGCCCGGGATCGCCGATGCTGCCCTTCGCCCAGGAGTTCCAGCTGCCGTGGGAGAAGCGGGTGACCGTCGTCCACTGGGATCAGAGAAGCAGCGGAAAAACATACCTCAGCAACGATCCGGCCCAGGTTACGCCGACAACGACTGTGGAGCGAATGGTTGAGGATACGCGCCAAGTCGTGGCGTATTTGCAAAAAAAGTACGGTCAGTCGAAAATTATTATCATGGGCCACTCCTGGGGTTCGGTGCTGGGCAGCCAGTTCGTCCAAGCCTATCCCGAGATGGTGAAGGCCTATATCGGTGTCGGTCAGGTGGTCAATATGCTCGACAATGAACGCATCGGCTTCGACAAAGCGCTGGCAGCGGCGCAAGCGGCGGGCAACCGGACAGACGCGGAAGCGCTTCTTCGCATGGAGCCATACCCGCTGGTTGAATTCACGGATGAATGGTATAAGGCCATGATGAAGCTGCGCAAGTACCAGGCCAAATATAAGCTCGCGGCAGGCCCATCCTTCGAACTGGTCGCAAGCGCCTTATGTTCCCCGTTTTATTCGTTGCGGGATACCCGCATTTTTTTCAAAGCCAAAGCGATGGGAGAAGCGCAGCGTCACCTTTGGAAATACTTGGTTGAATCCTTTGATCTGCGCGCGCTCGGAACGGCATATCGCATTCCCGTCTTTTATATCCATGGGGAGCAGGATTGGCAGACCCCTTATCCGTTGGCCCTGGATTTTTTCTCCGCGATAGAGGCGCCGCGGAAGCAGTTCTATTCCATTCCGGAGGCAGGGCATGCCACGATGCTGGATCAGAAGACGAGATTTACCGGGGCGTTGATGGATATATTGGAGCAAGTTCAACAGCTATCGGAGGGGGAGGGGACGGCGGGATTTCGTCGTTGTGTGCCATTGAAGTGA
- the aspS gene encoding aspartate--tRNA(Asn) ligase, producing the protein MSINKESEVRVLCSTVSRCEGREVTIQGWVHGVRHLGQVAFMDVRDRSGIVQCVLEGEWLDLSLTLESVVAVHGRAVAAAKAANGIEIHADRVEVLNRAASPLPFDLNKKHLKVRLDTMLDHRVLSLRHRKAHSIFTIQSALAGAFREYLTRHGFTQIFTPKIVASGTEGGSNLFPINYFEHTAYLAQSPQFYKQMMVGAGYERVFEIGPVYRAEEHNTSRHLNEYISLDAEAGFIQSEDELMDLEQELLKHMFDAVARQCEGEFNLLEVDPLALTGDIPRMTVAEAHRILERKYGKLSPTGDLDPEGERLLCQYVAENNRPGFVFLTRYPRESRPLYAMQAEDEPELTASFDLLMGGLEITTGGQRIHELDQLIASIRSRGMNPEHFQSYLELFRYGMPPHGGFAIGLERLTSRLLGLGNVREASAFPRDRNRLTP; encoded by the coding sequence ATGTCTATTAATAAGGAATCCGAAGTCCGTGTGCTCTGCTCCACGGTATCCCGTTGCGAAGGCCGGGAAGTCACAATCCAAGGATGGGTGCACGGCGTTCGTCATCTGGGGCAGGTGGCCTTCATGGATGTCCGCGACCGCAGCGGCATCGTTCAATGTGTGCTGGAGGGAGAATGGCTTGACCTGTCCTTGACGCTGGAATCGGTCGTTGCCGTCCATGGCCGGGCCGTCGCGGCAGCGAAGGCGGCGAACGGCATTGAAATCCATGCCGATCGGGTGGAAGTGCTGAATCGGGCCGCGTCCCCGCTTCCGTTCGATCTGAACAAGAAGCATTTGAAGGTCAGACTGGATACGATGCTGGACCATCGCGTGCTGTCCCTGAGGCATAGAAAGGCCCACTCGATATTTACGATTCAATCGGCCCTTGCCGGCGCCTTCCGGGAATACTTGACCCGGCACGGCTTTACCCAGATTTTTACGCCCAAAATCGTAGCCTCCGGCACGGAGGGCGGGTCCAATCTGTTCCCGATCAATTATTTCGAGCATACCGCTTATCTCGCCCAATCTCCCCAATTCTACAAGCAAATGATGGTGGGCGCCGGGTATGAGCGGGTGTTCGAGATAGGGCCGGTCTACCGGGCCGAGGAGCATAATACGTCCCGGCACTTGAACGAATATATTTCATTGGATGCCGAAGCCGGATTTATTCAGTCCGAGGATGAGCTGATGGACCTGGAGCAGGAGCTGTTGAAGCATATGTTCGATGCCGTCGCGCGCCAGTGCGAAGGCGAGTTCAACCTGCTTGAAGTCGACCCCCTTGCGCTGACCGGGGACATTCCGCGCATGACCGTTGCCGAGGCCCATCGCATTTTGGAACGGAAATACGGCAAGCTCTCGCCCACAGGCGATCTCGATCCGGAAGGGGAACGCCTCCTCTGCCAATACGTTGCGGAGAACAACCGGCCGGGCTTCGTCTTCCTGACCCGCTACCCGAGAGAGAGCCGTCCGCTGTACGCGATGCAAGCAGAGGATGAGCCGGAATTGACGGCATCCTTCGACCTGCTGATGGGCGGTCTGGAGATTACGACCGGAGGCCAGCGGATTCATGAGCTGGATCAGCTCATCGCCTCGATCCGGAGCCGGGGCATGAACCCGGAACACTTCCAGAGCTACCTGGAGCTATTCCGGTACGGCATGCCGCCGCATGGCGGCTTCGCCATCGGGCTGGAGCGGCTGACCTCGCGGCTGCTCGGCCTGGGCAACGTGCGGGAAGCTTCCGCTTTCCCGCGGGATCGCAACCGGCTGACCCCATGA